In Debaryomyces hansenii CBS767 chromosome A complete sequence, a genomic segment contains:
- a CDS encoding DEHA2D03212p (some similarities with uniprot|P25623 Saccharomyces cerevisiae YCR030c SYP1 Protein with a potential role in actin cytoskeletal organization): MAESQYSYGTSILTSKTPQEAAAILPSSINATQGLLENNLLGWFNEYTQVLQRNNQALNQLLQNGSKIFGQQQNKEYEGFHKIWNCLLSSLQVEIHSNEALFKSLKLEAIGPLKDVFQKDVRYSELLVNSQELQEISSDLSSSGSNAEMQWNMKAPQIFDNFENFKKFEAQLLFDVSYSLLNGLNTKYTKNLSNNENSVNYVLNGYKIDTEMTSYLQYLLQKKDFSPASSAPLGGVPGSRTNPRQSRQVSHSDLNSMNSSATSGSANTNSKKPSKLKSKMGSIFGRKNKSKRTSGLGGGTIPETESITSSVNNNARLNKSTDSIDNLAQNNVNRTSSVRDSRRLSELDPNTAQPHSSQQYQEKPIQQQQQQQQQPIQKVIDPRSQSQVPQQQVQQQQVQKQQVQQPQMASLNTAPLTPKPISENHQVADSPNVVKYESETSDDDFEDPNNKGNRLSMLQRHSLGGPENGSPSVDRFPNETETQYQQQAQDPSGLLSVGQHDNGRHAGRLSQSSAGKYSFEAGDEENSMNATPKQQENIFEEKVGELNIDDNSGSNGNNHFLRDAAVASGAGIAGAATMGSMYHHQQQEQPQQEQALQQNQQQQTPQQSPQQFQQYEPQEQDQYEYPPEQYQNTQQYQQPSFQRQQENQEAQQFIPQQQKQPPQYQQENQQNAELLQQKGSGLPPPPPKARKVLHREPSLRNQGTSSPKDVPSLVSVPSNSTDSRANRRDIHSQMFHNLPNARASVIQQPTLVSQDTGNSLLRNSDYFKHFDSTSYVESNGLNSSIAEVINVNIKNDQLMKSQIIGEIAFNYKKQLNEQIEPIIIRIPNQFDKIILNNTYIEKLSNEEFNINPELIVSKTLGGMKYLKSITFEEVPVLIQQIWKFENHQSSLMISLKLNPNYSSNLVLNNLVISVALDSSCETINASSRPQGSFNKDKNRITWRYTQPLNLSTNNLEEKLIARFATNGVGSEHESGIQVKFSIHDPPHQSNILNYRNEPIPCVKNLITGSYSSHS, translated from the coding sequence ATGGCAGAATCGCAATATTCGTATGGAACATCCATTCTAACTTCCAAAACTCCGCAAGAGGCAGCGGCAATTCTTCCTTCAAGTATCAATGCTACTCAGGGCTTGCTTGAGAATAATCTATTGGGATGGTTCAATGAATATACTCAAGTGTTGCAACGTAACAACCAGGCGCTCAATCAGTTATTGCAGAATGGATCGAAAATATTTGGACAACAACAGAACAAGGAATATGAAGGATTTCAtaagatttggaattgtttATTGAGTTCATTACAGGTGGAGATCCATTCTAACGAAGCATTATTCAAAAGCTTGAAGTTGGAAGCAATTGGACCATTAAAGGACGTATTTCAGAAGGATGTTCGTTATTCCGAGTTATTAGTGAATTCGCAGGAGTTGCAAGAGATTAGCAGTGATTTATCAAGTAGCGGTAGCAATGCCGAGATGCAATGGAATATGAAGGCGCCACAAATTTTcgataattttgaaaatttcaaaaagtttGAAGCCCAACTATTATTTGATGTCAGTTACAGTTTGTTGAACGGATTGAATACTAAATACACCAAGAACTTATCGAATAACGAAAATTCGGTTAATTATGTCTTGAACGGATATAAGATTGATACAGAAATGACTAGTTATTTGCAGTACTTGTTGCAAAAGAAGGATTTTTCCCCGGCCTCTCTGGCTCCACTTGGGGGTGTACCCGGTTCGAGGACTAATCCAAGACAATCGAGACAAGTAAGCCATAGTGATTTGAACTCCATGAACTCGTCCGCAACATCAGGTTCAGCGAATACAAACCTGAAAAAGCCATCGAAATTGAAATCCAAAATGGGATCCATTTTTGGTCGTAAAAATAAGCTGAAAAGGACAAGTGGTTTAGGGGGGGGTACAATTCCAGAAACTGAATCAATTACGTCATCTGTCAACAACAATGCAAGATTGAATAAGTCAActgattcaattgataatttagcACAAAATAACGTTAACAGAACTTCTTCTGTAAGAGATTCAAGAAGACTTTCCGAATTAGATCCAAATACTGCTCAACCTCATAGCTCACAGCAATATCAAGAAAAACCaatacaacaacaacaacagcaacaacaacaaccaaTTCAGAAGGTTATTGATCCAAGGTCACAACTGCAGGTTCCACAACAACAAGTCCAACAACAACAGGTTCAAAAACAACAAGTCCAACAACCACAAATGGCCTCTTTGAATACTGCGCCATTAACTCCAAAGCCTATTTCTGAAAATCATCAAGTCGCTGATTCTCCAAATGTAGTTAAATATGAGTCTGAAACATCTGACGATGACTTTGAGGACCCAAACAATAAAGGAAATAGATTATCAATGTTGCAAAGACATTCCTTAGGTGGACCTGAAAATGGTTCTCCAAGTGTGGACAGATTTCCTAATGAAACAGAAACTCAATATCAGCAACAAGCTCAGGATCCATCTGGCTTATTATCTGTCGGACAACATGACAATGGAAGACACGCAGGCAGGTTAAGTCAAAGTAGTGCCGGTAAATATAGTTTTGAAGCTggtgatgaagaaaactCTATGAATGCTACACCAAAGCAACAAGAAAACATTTTTGAGGAAAAGGTAGGTGAACTTAATATCGATGATAATTCTGGGTCCAATGGTAATAATCATTTCTTGAGAGATGCCGCCGTTGCATCAGGTGCAGGTATTGCTGGTGCTGCAACTATGGGTAGTATGTATCACcatcaacaacaagaacaaCCACAACAAGAGCAAGCGTTACAACagaatcaacaacaacaaacaCCACAACAATCACCAcaacaatttcaacaatatgAACCACAAGAACAGGATCAATATGAATATCCTCCAGAACAATATCAAAACACCCAACAATACCAACAACCATCATTCCAACGTCAACAGGAAAATCAAGAAGCTCAGCAGTTCATACCTCAACAACAAAAACAACCACCCCAGTACCAACAAGAAAACCAACAAAATGCCGAATTGTTGCAGCAAAAGGGTAGTGGTTTGCCACCTCCTCCACCTAAAGCAAGAAAGGTTCTTCACCGTGAACCCTCTCTTAGAAATCAAGGCACTTCTTCTCCTAAGGATGTACCAAGTTTAGTATCCGTTCCTAGTAATTCTACCGATTCTAGAGCAAATAGAAGAGACATTCATTCGCAAATGTTCCACAATTTACCTAATGCAAGAGCCTCGGTTATTCAACAACCTACATTAGTAAGTCAGGATACAGGCAATTCTTTGTTGAGAAATAGTGATTATTTTAAGCACTTTGATTCCACGAGTTACGTTGAATCCAATGgattgaattcatcaattgcCGAAGTCATAAATGTTAATATTAAGAACGAccaattgatgaaatccCAAATAATAGGGGAAATTGCGTTCAACTACAAAAAGCAGTTAaatgaacaaattgaacctattattattagaattcctaatcaatttgataagattatcttgaataacACATATATTGAGAAATTAAGTAACGAAGAATTCAACATTAACCCCGAATTAATAGTATCCAAGACCTTAGGTggtatgaaatatttgaagagCATCACTTTTGAGGAAGTTCCTGTtttaattcaacaaatttggaaatttgaaaacCACCAATCGTCATTAATGATAAgtttaaaattgaatccaAACTATTCGAGTAACTTAGTTCTTAACAACTTGGTAATATCGGTGGCATTAGACTCGTCGTGCGAAACTATAAATGCTTCTTCAAGGCCGCAAGGTTCCTTCAACAAGGATAAGAACAGGATCACTTGGAGATACACCCAACCCTTAAATTTATCTACTAACAACTTGGAAGAGAAATTGATTGCTAGATTTGCTACAAATGGTGTAGGTTCGGAACACGAATCTGGAATACAGGTGAAGTTCTCTATTCATGATCCGCCCCATCAGTCAAATATCTTGAATTACAGAAATGAACCAATCCCCTGTgttaaaaatttaattacaGGTAGCTATAGTAGCCATAGCTAA
- a CDS encoding DEHA2D03234p (similar to uniprot|P41948 Saccharomyces cerevisiae YNL142w MEP2 high affinity low capacity ammonia permease): MANDGFTGTGPGGDIMKVDLNEQFDKADMVWVGVSAALVWLMVPGVGLLYSGLSRKKHALSLLWASLMATCLTAFQWFFWGYSLVFTKSDSVILGNLDYFSLKNVFGAPSVVSTVPDILFCLFQGMFAAVTAILMVGAGCERARLGPMMVFLFCWLTVVYCPIAYWTWGGNGWLFNLGALDFAGGGPVHENSGFAALAYSLVLGKRHDPLTAGKVPKYKPHSVTSVVLGTVFLWFGWFGFNGGSTGNASIRSWYACVNTNIAAACGGLTWMFVDWFRTGGKWSTVGLCTGAIAGLVGITPAAGFVPVYTSIVFGVVPAIVCNFAVDLKSILQIDDGMDVFALHGVGGICGSILTGFFAADYIAASDGSVAADPSAAIAGGWMNHNYKQLGYQIAGSCAVGLWSFTLTGILLLIMDRIPQLRIRLHADEEIMGTDIAEIGEFTYYDDEMGQGNTLAMSDNLPYVIEPIRSTDQKKAQLQAAASRNDPEVHMGTTADGQGFVSPDDGSGTSHATKE, from the coding sequence ATGGCAAACGATGGTTTTACTGGGACAGGTCCCGGAGGAGATATAATGAAGGTGGATTTGAACGAACAATTTGACAAAGCGGACATGGTCTGGGTCGGAGTATCGGCTGCATTGGTGTGGCTTATGGTTCCAGGAGTGGGTTTGCTTTATTCTGGTTTATCCAGAAAGAAGCATGCATTGTCGTTATTATGGGCCTCGCTTATGGCCACTTGCTTGACTGCCTTTCAGTGGTTCTTTTGGGGGTACTCATTAGTTTTCACAAAAAGTGACTCGGTGATCTTGGGTAACTTGGACTATTTCTCCTTGAAGAATGTGTTCGGGGCCCCAAGCGTGGTCTCAACTGTTCCAGACATTTTATTTTGTCTTTTCCAGGGTATGTTTGCCGCAGTGACTGCCATTTTAATGGTTGGTGCTGGGTGTGAGAGAGCAAGGTTAGGACCAATGATGGTCTTCTTATTCTGCTGGTTAACTGTTGTTTATTGTCCGATCGCATACTGGACTTGGGGTGGTAATGGATGGTTATTCAACTTGGGTGCATTAGATTTTGCTGGTGGTGGACCAGTTCACGAAAATTCTGGTTTTGCTGCGTTGGCTTATTCATTGGTATTGGGTAAGAGACACGATCCATTAACAGCTGGTAAAGTTCCTAAATATAAACCACATTCAGTTACTTCAGTTGTGTTAGGAACTGTGTTTTTATGGTTCGGGTGGTTTGGCTTCAACGGTGGTTCTACAGGGAACGCATCTATCCGTTCTTGGTATGCTTGTGTCAACACTAATATTGCTGCTGCATGTGGTGGTTTAACTTGGATGTTTGTCGATTGGTTTAGAACCGGTGGAAAATGGTCCACAGTAGGTTTATGTACCGGTGCCATTGCTGGTTTGGTCGGTATTACTCCGGCTGCCGGATTTGTCCCAGTTTACACCTCGATAGTCTTTGGTGTCGTTCCAGCTATTGTTTGTAACTTTGCTGTTGATTTGAAATCTATCTTACAGATTGATGATGGTATGGATGTTTTTGCTTTGCATGGTGTTGGTGGTATCTGTGGTTCAATTTTAACCGGATTTTTTGCTGCTGACTACATTGCTGCTTCTGATGGTTCTGTTGCAGCAGATCCTTCAGCTGCCATCGCTGGTGGCTGGATGAATCATAATTATAAGCAATTAGGTTACCAAATTGCAGGCTCATGTGCCGTTGGCCTCTGGAGTTTCACGCTTACTGGcatcttattattaataatggaCAGAATTCCTCAGTTGAGAATCAGATTACATGccgatgaagaaattatggGCACCGATATTGCTGAAATCGGTGAATTTACATACTACGATGATGAAATGGGACAAGGTAATACGTTGGCTATGAGCGATAACTTACCATATGTTATAGAACCAATCAGATCTACCGATCAAAAGAAAGCCCAATTACAAGCTGCTGCTTCCAGAAATGATCCAGAAGTTCATATGGGCACTACAGCAGACGGCCAAGGGTTTGTTAGTCCCGACGATGGAAGCGGTACAAGTCATGCTACCAAAGAATAA
- a CDS encoding DEHA2D03256p (weakly similar to YALI-IPF40386 Yarrowia lipolytica), with the protein MITNASIVPGEGLGNSIRLGRSMYSIINSLDRFHYRMKISYSEKHYLETPITVTVPDIGLRMVFENSDKQELVLIEVIDFKSLKLNYNGINLNDIAENTKDTYEIEAQENSDIVPTVPKWAENEDSQQRTNITLPNLKQIYNQTFGPTYPGKLSKNSDYYTLSYPGISFKFKINSNELINKLIGLGTNVNDNTILSKLLNWDKSSDIACESLSIYSGSSWENFYETFQRSILDSKQTTKLRNKASSSAIHISKLLVNLKLGIIKLIFEATSDKNRPQEYVIKIGETTQQEVLNILGSPDDYFNKFDSRLLIHNHLSKSFKIDLHDNSIYKFHNYFRFGLDFLYDLNSSKSKSTGVLKKLIIHNGGIIESLDFMKWNKCNWQLISGQYSDTAHPFELQDDISIDSSMYFNDIPPEFFNKIEGNTSLRPVLLNRNETEFIDNDLDIINPDEISDNNNTILEKHSSRDSTVSGHTSKTKTWGQSKLIGCNRCIWEVVESNGCITSITIF; encoded by the coding sequence ATGATTACAAACGCATCAATTGTTCCGGGTGAAGGACTTGGAAACTCAATAAGGCTCGGTAGACTGATGTATTCGATTATTAATCTGCTAGATAGATTTCACTAtagaatgaaaatatcgTATTCCGAAAAGCATTATCTAGAAACTCCAATTACAGTAACAGTCCCAGATATAGGGCTTAGGATGGTTTTCGAGAATTCTGACAAGCAAGAACTTGTTTTGATTGAAGTGATTGATTTCAAGAGCTTAAAGTTGAATTATAATGGGATTAACTTGAATGACATAGCGGAAAATACTAAGGATACGTACGAAATTGAAGCACAAGAGAACTCGGATATCGTTCCTACCGTACCAAAGTGGGCGGAGAATGAAGATCTGCAACAGAGAACGAATATCACACTCCCGAATTTAAAACAAATATACAATCAAACTTTTGGCCCTACATACCCTGGGAAATTGtcaaaaaattcagatTACTACACCTTATCTTACCCAggaatttcatttaaattcaagatAAACCTGAATGAGTTGATTAACAAGTTGATAGGATTAGGCACAAACGTAAATGATAATACTATTTTATCCAAACTTTTAAATTGGGACAAAAGTAGTGACATTGCATGTGAATCACTTTCAATTTACCTGGGTTCATCATGGGAGAATTTTTATGAAACGTTCCAGAGAAGCATTCTAGACAGTAAGCAAACAActaaattaagaaataagGCCTCATCTTCAGCCATCcatatttccaaattattagtGAACTTAAAGTTAGGCATCattaaattgatatttgaGGCTACTTCTGATAAGAATCGACCTCAGGAATATGTCATTAAAATTGGCGAGACAACCCAACAAGAAGTCTTGAATATATTGGGCTCTCCGGACGATTATTTTAACAAGTTTGATTCCAGATTATTGATCCATAATCATTTATCAAAGtcattcaaaattgatttgCATGATAATTCGATTTATAAGTTCCACAATTACTTCCGATTTGGGCTTGACTTTCTATATGATCTCAATTCAAGCAAGTCGAAATCTACAGGTGTCTTAAAAAAACTCATTATTCATAATGGTGgcattattgaaagtttAGATTTCATGAAATGGAATAAATGCAACTGGCAATTAATATCCGGCCAATACTCTGATACCGCACATCCGTTCGAATTACaagatgatatttcaattgattcatcCATGTATTTCAATGACATTCCTCCTGAATTCTTTAACAAGATTGAAGGAAACACTAGTTTACGGCCTGTTTTATTGAATAGAAATGAAACTgaattcattgataatgatttagatATCATCAACCCTGATGAAATTAGTGAcaacaataatacaattCTCGAAAAGCATTCATCTAGAGATTCTACTGTTTCTGGTCACACTTCTAAAACAAAAACTTGGGGCCAATCTAAATTAATAGGATGCAATAGATGCATATGGGAAGTAGTGGAAAGTAATGGATGTATAACATCTATCACAATTTTTTAA
- a CDS encoding DEHA2D03278p (weakly similar to uniprot|Q08963 Saccharomyces cerevisiae YPL213w LEA1 U2 A snRNP protein), translating to MRLTSQVLSDAPTIINPEKQVTLSLRSLKIPYLENLGITKDTYEVIDLTDNELIELSNFPRLKNLKVLLVGNNNITGINDDKLPNNLPHLQSISFIHNNISKFSDVRILCRFKNLSNITFIENPITDSPNYRYFIVWLIPTLKVLDFSKVKQKELVKAKELFGESIDDPSELALSMLEDISTTESRKNQISSKDIRNLQDVGKKLTDEDKAKLLQELETADSVEDIERIERALHNGHM from the coding sequence ATGAGGTTGACATCACAAGTACTATCCGATGCACCAACAATAATTAACCCCGAGAAACAAGTGACACTTCTGCTTAGAAGCTTGAAAATCCCTTATCTCGAAAATTTAGGTATCACAAAGGATACATATGAAGTAATAGATTTAACTGACaatgaattgattgaaCTATCAAACTTTCCTAGGCttaagaatttgaaagtatTATTAGTGGgaaacaataatatcacGGgtattaatgatgataaattgCCAAACAACTTACCTCATCTTCAATCTATTTCATTCATTCACAATAATATAAGCAAGTTTCTGGACGTTCGTATCTTATGTAGGTTCAAGAACTTGTCTAATATAACATTCATAGAAAATCCTATTACGGATTCTCCTAATTATAGATATTTTATCGTTTGGTTGATTCCAACGTTGAAGGTattagatttttcaaaagttaaacaaaaagaattagtGAAAGCAAAAGAACTATTCGGTGAGAGCATAGATGATCCATCTGAGCTAGCATTGTCAATGCTCGAGGATATATCGACTACCGAATCTAGGAAGAATcaaatttcatcaaaagaCATTAGAAACCTTCAGGATGTCGGGAAGAAATTAACGGATGAAGACAAGGCCAAATTATTGCAGGAGTTAGAAACCGCCGACAGTGTCGAAGATATTGAGCGAATAGAAAGGGCATTGCATAATGGGCATATGTGA